In Drosophila teissieri strain GT53w chromosome 2R, Prin_Dtei_1.1, whole genome shotgun sequence, the following proteins share a genomic window:
- the LOC122613842 gene encoding cyclic nucleotide-gated cation channel beta-3 isoform X2 yields MSTAKRLVLSLRGRKNSQGNSATSSTRLVSAGTSPGHELDEIAVVSGTGSSSHHFSYGGCLATGDAPLPRYSTDLGPKFGMTQPKFGQSVSQQGFFTSHDSLATPCASRASNSHMATVSTASEMDLLHNKQRNKSRGRLKTAASGDQPLLGTWNRSTGRGSQDNTLAGGGATSLAMGGHNQYGGNYCNGTDRYPRSRSQQQGHHNAAQQAHHPYQLQHSASTVSHHPHAHGPPSQGGPGGPGPPHGGHPHHPHHGGGGSGGGSGPGSHGGQPHHQKPRRTASQRIRAATAARKLHFVFDPAGRLCYYWSMVVSMAFLYNFWVIIYRFAFQEINRRTIAIWFCLDYLSDFLYLIDILFHFRTGYLEDGVLQTDALKLRTHYMNSTIFYIDCLCLLPLDFLYLSIGFNSILRSFRLVKIYRFWAFMDRTERHTNYPNLFRSTALIHYLLVIFHWNGCLYHIIHKNNGFGSRNWVYHDSESADVVKQYLQSYYWCTLALTTIGDLPKPRSKGEYVFVILQLLFGLMLFATVLGHVANIVTSVSAARKEFQAKLDGVKTYMRMRRVPNHLQVKVIKWFDYLWLTQKCSDEERAVSCLPDKLKAEIAINVHLDTLKRVEIFQNTEAGFLCELVLRLRPVLFSPGDYICRKGEVGKEMYIVNRGRLQVVADNGKTVMASLKAGSYFGEISILNMGTAGKELGNRRTASVRSVGYSDLFVLSKKDMWDVLKEYPAARVRLESIAVKRLEKYKKAPLEKVAMGRCQSTPGLVESCGRTSLEEMWLPPATAAASSLLHHHQALQQQHLASQQQQPHRQESTQTSSQTHGYSYADRLVRTTDSPRSVSPSAHGSEERPRSRTTSHHSIRPQSQPSHTGHICDSSSQLECYGAGVGGAGGGTTPLLGSHEVLEDEIKRLRERLHTVESENQALNTKLSQQQWDLENRLAEIEMQICGVSSTSSVDPENETEELERNRESII; encoded by the exons ATGTCCACAGCCAAAAGGCTGGTGCTCTCGCTACGTGGACGCAAGAATTCGCAGGGCAACTCGGCGACCTCCTCCACCCGCCTGGTATCCGCCGGCACCTCGCCCGGCCATGAGCTGGATGAAATAGCCGTGGTCTCGGGCACAGGATCCAGCAGTCACCACTTCTCCTATGGCGGCTGCCTTGCCACCGGCGACGCGCCTCTGCCGCGCTACTCAACAG ATCTAGGACCAAAGTTTGGCATGACCCAGCCGAAATTCGGGCAGAGTGTCTCGCAACAAGGTTTCTTCACTTCGCACGACAGCCTGGCCACACCATGCGCCTCCAGGGCCTCCAACTCGCACATGGCCACCGTAAGCACTGCCTCCGAAATGGATCTACTGCACAACAAGCAACGCAACAAGTCGCGGGGTCGCCTGAAAACGGCTGCCAGCGGCGATCAGCCGCTCCTGGGCACATGGAACCGATCCACGGGACGCGGCTCGCAGGATAACACGCTGGCCGGCGGCGGAGCCACCAGTTTGGCCATGGGCGGCCACAACCAGTACGGTGGCAACTACTGCAACGGCACAGATCG CTACCCGCGCTCCCGatcgcagcagcaggggcaccACAATGCCGCCCAGCAGGCGCACCACCCCTACCAGCTGCAGCACTCGGCCTCCACGGTGTCGCACCACCCGCACGCACACGGTCCACCCTCGCAGGGTGGCCCTGGCGGACCAGGACCGCCCCACGGCGGCCATCCGCATCATCCGCACCACGGTGGCGGCGGGAGTGGGGGCGGTAGTGGACCAGGCTCCCATGGTGGCCAGCCGCATCACCAGAAGCCACGGCGAACGGCCTCGCAGAGGATTCGAGCCGCAACGGCGGCCAGGAAGCTGCACTTCGTCTTTGATCCGGCGGGGCGACTGTGCTACTACTGGTCCATGGTGGTGTCCATGGCCTTCCTGTACAACTTCTGGGTGATAATCTACCGCTTCGCCTTCCAGGAGATCAATCGGCGCACGATCGCCATCTGGTTCTGCCTGGACTACCTGTCCGACTTCCTGTATCTGATCGATATACTGTTCCACTTTCGCACCGGATACCTGGAGGACGGGGTGCTGCAGACGGACGCTCTCAAGCTGCGCACCCACTACATGAACTCGACGATCTTCTACATCGACTGCCTgtgcctgctgccgctggaCTTCCTCTATCTGTCCATCGGCTTCAACTCGATCCTACGCAGCTTCCGGCTAGTGAAGATCTACCGGTTCTGGGCATTCATGGATCGCACCGAGCGGCACACCAACTACCCGAACCTGTTCCGGAGCACGGCCCTCATCCACTACCTGCTTGTGATATTCCATTGGAACGGCTGTCTCTACCACATCATTCACAAGAACAATGGCTTCGGATCGCGCAACTGGGTCTACCACGACTCGGAGTCGGCGGACGTGGTCAAGCAGTATCTGCAGAGCTACTACTGGTGCACCCTGGCCCTGACCACCATCGGGGATCTGCCCAAGCCGCGCTCCAAGGGCGAGTACGTCTTTGTTATCCTGCAGCTCCTCTTTGGCCTGATGCTCTTCGCCACGGTGCTGGGGCACGTGGCCAACATTGTGACGTCAGTGAGTGCAGCGCGCAAGGAGTTTCAAG CCAAGCTGGATGGCGTGAAGACGTACATGCGGATGCGACGTGTGCCGAATCATCTGCAGGTGAAGGTCATCAAATGGTTCGATTACCTGTGGCTTACGCAAAAATGCTCGGACGAGGAGCGCGCCGTGTCCTGTCTTCCTGATAAATTAAAG GCTGAAATAGCAATTAACGTCCATTTAGATACGCTCAAGCGGGTGGAGATTTTCCAGAACACCGAGGCCGGTTTCCTATGCGAACTGGTGCTGCGCCTGAGGCCCGTGCTCTTCTCGCCCGGCGACTACATCTGCAGAAAGG GCGAGGTGGGCAAGGAGATGTACATTGTGAACCGAGGACGATTGCAGGTGGTGGCCGATAATGGAAAGACGGTGATGGCTTCCCTGAAGGCTGGTTCCTATTTTGGCGAGATTAGTATACTCAATATGGGCACCGCAGGTAAAGAACTTG gcaACCGACGCACAGCCAGCGTTCGCTCAGTGGGATACAGCGACCTCTTCGTCCTGAGCAAGAAGGACATGTGGGACGTGCTGAAGGAGTATCCGGCGGCGCGTGTTCGTCTGGAGTCGATAGCCGTCAAGCGATTGGAGAAGTACAAGAAGGCCCCGCTGGAGAAAG TTGCCATGGGCCGTTGCCAATCGACGCCGGGCCTGGTCGAGAGCTGTGGCCGCACGTCTCTGGAGGAGATGTGGCTGCCACCGGCGACGGCCGCCGCCTCCTCgctgctgcaccaccaccaggcgctgcagcagcagcatctggcatcccagcagcagcagccgcatcgACAGGAGTCCACACAAACCTCCTCCCAGACACATGGGTACAG CTATGCCGATCGCTTGGTCCGGACCACTGACTCACCCAGATCGGTTAGTCCCAGTGCCCACGGGTCCGAGGAACGACCACGTAGTCGAACGACCTCGCATCACTCAATAAGGCCGCAATCCCAACCCAGCCACACGG GTCACATTTGCGACTCCAGTTCGCAGCTGGAGTGCTATGGAGCGGGTGTGGGCGGTGCTGGTGGCGGAACCACGCCCCTATTGGGCTCCCACGAAGTTCTCGAGGACGAGATCAAGCGGCTGAGGGAACGCCTGCACACGGTGGAATCGGAGAACCAGGCCCTGAACACGAAACTCTCGCAACAGCAGTGGGATCTGGAGAATCGACTGGCCGAGATCGAGATGCAAATCTGCGGAGTGTCGTCGACGTCCAGTGTGGATCCCGAGAACGAGACGGAGGAGCTGGAACGGAACAGAGAGAGTATCATTTAA
- the LOC122613842 gene encoding cyclic nucleotide-gated cation channel beta-3 isoform X1 produces MSTAKRLVLSLRGRKNSQGNSATSSTRLVSAGTSPGHELDEIAVVSGTGSSSHHFSYGGCLATGDAPLPRYSTDLGPKFGMTQPKFGQSVSQQGFFTSHDSLATPCASRASNSHMATVSTASEMDLLHNKQRNKSRGRLKTAASGDQPLLGTWNRSTGRGSQDNTLAGGGATSLAMGGHNQYGGNYCNGTDRYPRSRSQQQGHHNAAQQAHHPYQLQHSASTVSHHPHAHGPPSQGGPGGPGPPHGGHPHHPHHGGGGSGGGSGPGSHGGQPHHQKPRRTASQRIRAATAARKLHFVFDPAGRLCYYWSMVVSMAFLYNFWVIIYRFAFQEINRRTIAIWFCLDYLSDFLYLIDILFHFRTGYLEDGVLQTDALKLRTHYMNSTIFYIDCLCLLPLDFLYLSIGFNSILRSFRLVKIYRFWAFMDRTERHTNYPNLFRSTALIHYLLVIFHWNGCLYHIIHKNNGFGSRNWVYHDSESADVVKQYLQSYYWCTLALTTIGDLPKPRSKGEYVFVILQLLFGLMLFATVLGHVANIVTSVSAARKEFQAKLDGVKTYMRMRRVPNHLQVKVIKWFDYLWLTQKCSDEERAVSCLPDKLKAEIAINVHLDTLKRVEIFQNTEAGFLCELVLRLRPVLFSPGDYICRKGEVGKEMYIVNRGRLQVVADNGKTVMASLKAGSYFGEISILNMGTAGKELGNRRTASVRSVGYSDLFVLSKKDMWDVLKEYPAARVRLESIAVKRLEKYKKAPLEKVAMGRCQSTPGLVESCGRTSLEEMWLPPATAAASSLLHHHQALQQQHLASQQQQPHRQESTQTSSQTHGYSPRSYADRLVRTTDSPRSVSPSAHGSEERPRSRTTSHHSIRPQSQPSHTGHICDSSSQLECYGAGVGGAGGGTTPLLGSHEVLEDEIKRLRERLHTVESENQALNTKLSQQQWDLENRLAEIEMQICGVSSTSSVDPENETEELERNRESII; encoded by the exons ATGTCCACAGCCAAAAGGCTGGTGCTCTCGCTACGTGGACGCAAGAATTCGCAGGGCAACTCGGCGACCTCCTCCACCCGCCTGGTATCCGCCGGCACCTCGCCCGGCCATGAGCTGGATGAAATAGCCGTGGTCTCGGGCACAGGATCCAGCAGTCACCACTTCTCCTATGGCGGCTGCCTTGCCACCGGCGACGCGCCTCTGCCGCGCTACTCAACAG ATCTAGGACCAAAGTTTGGCATGACCCAGCCGAAATTCGGGCAGAGTGTCTCGCAACAAGGTTTCTTCACTTCGCACGACAGCCTGGCCACACCATGCGCCTCCAGGGCCTCCAACTCGCACATGGCCACCGTAAGCACTGCCTCCGAAATGGATCTACTGCACAACAAGCAACGCAACAAGTCGCGGGGTCGCCTGAAAACGGCTGCCAGCGGCGATCAGCCGCTCCTGGGCACATGGAACCGATCCACGGGACGCGGCTCGCAGGATAACACGCTGGCCGGCGGCGGAGCCACCAGTTTGGCCATGGGCGGCCACAACCAGTACGGTGGCAACTACTGCAACGGCACAGATCG CTACCCGCGCTCCCGatcgcagcagcaggggcaccACAATGCCGCCCAGCAGGCGCACCACCCCTACCAGCTGCAGCACTCGGCCTCCACGGTGTCGCACCACCCGCACGCACACGGTCCACCCTCGCAGGGTGGCCCTGGCGGACCAGGACCGCCCCACGGCGGCCATCCGCATCATCCGCACCACGGTGGCGGCGGGAGTGGGGGCGGTAGTGGACCAGGCTCCCATGGTGGCCAGCCGCATCACCAGAAGCCACGGCGAACGGCCTCGCAGAGGATTCGAGCCGCAACGGCGGCCAGGAAGCTGCACTTCGTCTTTGATCCGGCGGGGCGACTGTGCTACTACTGGTCCATGGTGGTGTCCATGGCCTTCCTGTACAACTTCTGGGTGATAATCTACCGCTTCGCCTTCCAGGAGATCAATCGGCGCACGATCGCCATCTGGTTCTGCCTGGACTACCTGTCCGACTTCCTGTATCTGATCGATATACTGTTCCACTTTCGCACCGGATACCTGGAGGACGGGGTGCTGCAGACGGACGCTCTCAAGCTGCGCACCCACTACATGAACTCGACGATCTTCTACATCGACTGCCTgtgcctgctgccgctggaCTTCCTCTATCTGTCCATCGGCTTCAACTCGATCCTACGCAGCTTCCGGCTAGTGAAGATCTACCGGTTCTGGGCATTCATGGATCGCACCGAGCGGCACACCAACTACCCGAACCTGTTCCGGAGCACGGCCCTCATCCACTACCTGCTTGTGATATTCCATTGGAACGGCTGTCTCTACCACATCATTCACAAGAACAATGGCTTCGGATCGCGCAACTGGGTCTACCACGACTCGGAGTCGGCGGACGTGGTCAAGCAGTATCTGCAGAGCTACTACTGGTGCACCCTGGCCCTGACCACCATCGGGGATCTGCCCAAGCCGCGCTCCAAGGGCGAGTACGTCTTTGTTATCCTGCAGCTCCTCTTTGGCCTGATGCTCTTCGCCACGGTGCTGGGGCACGTGGCCAACATTGTGACGTCAGTGAGTGCAGCGCGCAAGGAGTTTCAAG CCAAGCTGGATGGCGTGAAGACGTACATGCGGATGCGACGTGTGCCGAATCATCTGCAGGTGAAGGTCATCAAATGGTTCGATTACCTGTGGCTTACGCAAAAATGCTCGGACGAGGAGCGCGCCGTGTCCTGTCTTCCTGATAAATTAAAG GCTGAAATAGCAATTAACGTCCATTTAGATACGCTCAAGCGGGTGGAGATTTTCCAGAACACCGAGGCCGGTTTCCTATGCGAACTGGTGCTGCGCCTGAGGCCCGTGCTCTTCTCGCCCGGCGACTACATCTGCAGAAAGG GCGAGGTGGGCAAGGAGATGTACATTGTGAACCGAGGACGATTGCAGGTGGTGGCCGATAATGGAAAGACGGTGATGGCTTCCCTGAAGGCTGGTTCCTATTTTGGCGAGATTAGTATACTCAATATGGGCACCGCAGGTAAAGAACTTG gcaACCGACGCACAGCCAGCGTTCGCTCAGTGGGATACAGCGACCTCTTCGTCCTGAGCAAGAAGGACATGTGGGACGTGCTGAAGGAGTATCCGGCGGCGCGTGTTCGTCTGGAGTCGATAGCCGTCAAGCGATTGGAGAAGTACAAGAAGGCCCCGCTGGAGAAAG TTGCCATGGGCCGTTGCCAATCGACGCCGGGCCTGGTCGAGAGCTGTGGCCGCACGTCTCTGGAGGAGATGTGGCTGCCACCGGCGACGGCCGCCGCCTCCTCgctgctgcaccaccaccaggcgctgcagcagcagcatctggcatcccagcagcagcagccgcatcgACAGGAGTCCACACAAACCTCCTCCCAGACACATGGGTACAG TCCCCGCAGCTATGCCGATCGCTTGGTCCGGACCACTGACTCACCCAGATCGGTTAGTCCCAGTGCCCACGGGTCCGAGGAACGACCACGTAGTCGAACGACCTCGCATCACTCAATAAGGCCGCAATCCCAACCCAGCCACACGG GTCACATTTGCGACTCCAGTTCGCAGCTGGAGTGCTATGGAGCGGGTGTGGGCGGTGCTGGTGGCGGAACCACGCCCCTATTGGGCTCCCACGAAGTTCTCGAGGACGAGATCAAGCGGCTGAGGGAACGCCTGCACACGGTGGAATCGGAGAACCAGGCCCTGAACACGAAACTCTCGCAACAGCAGTGGGATCTGGAGAATCGACTGGCCGAGATCGAGATGCAAATCTGCGGAGTGTCGTCGACGTCCAGTGTGGATCCCGAGAACGAGACGGAGGAGCTGGAACGGAACAGAGAGAGTATCATTTAA
- the LOC122613844 gene encoding calmodulin encodes MPSFSGNELTNEQIDELRDAFERYDLDSNGTLSAKDVRLALISVGYEITEAELYDLIHSVAVSDEQELDLQQFMRMMAPRMAHVDSDQTLCRTFGIIDRDRDGYVSVQEVRAIMVVLGEVVTDDDIKDICRAVDMDGDGRISLRDFIAFMHSPL; translated from the coding sequence ATGCCTTCTTTTTCCGGCAATGAGCTAACGAATGAACAGATCGACGAACTGAGAGATGCCTTTGAGCGCTATGATCTGGACTCGAATGGCACTTTATCAGCCAAGGACGTGCGTCTGGCTCTGATTTCAGTGGGTTACGAGATCACTGAGGCGGAGCTGTACGATCTCATTCACTCGGTGGCCGTGAGTGACGAGCAGGAACTGGATTTGCAGCAATTTATGCGCATGATGGCGCCCCGAATGGCCCACGTGGATAGTGACCAAACTCTATGCCGGACCTTCGGCATCATTGACCGCGATCGCGACGGCTACGTCTCCGTCCAGGAAGTGCGTGCCATCATGGTCGTCCTGGGCGAAGTCGTAACCGATGACGACATTAAGGACATCTGCCGCGCCGTCGATATGGATGGCGATGGGCGCATAAGCCTGCGCGATTTCATTGCCTTCATGCACAGCCCCCTTTGA
- the LOC122613843 gene encoding mite allergen Eur m 3 isoform X1: MAKKHQYVAILIAVMVILSGAHRMKRLEPPEFHGEDTLELAKYVVSIRSRTPNKYFGDNHYCGGGLLSNRWVLTAAHCVMAQSKIMYKPRWLLVVAGSPHRLRYVPGKSVCSPVTSLYVPNNFTMHNTYNMALLKLQEKMPLNDPRIGFLHLPNTAPKIGFKHTLLGWGRMYFGGPLAVNIYQVDVILMDNALCKTYFRHYGEGMLCAGKNKWTDADPCSGDIGSPLLAGKVVVGIVAYPIGCGCSDTPSVYTDVFSGVKWIRKTAYDWASSNESNPAIIFILCYVAHVCLNRITLNSM, encoded by the exons ATGGCAAAGAAACACCAATATGTAGCCATTTTAATAGCAGTGATGGTAATCCTCAGTGGAGCCCATCGGATGAAGCGCTTAGAACCGCCCGAATTTCATGGAGAGGACACCCTCGAGTTGGCCAAGTACGTGGTGTCCATCAGATCGAGAACCCCGAACAAGTATTTTGGCGACAATCACTATTGCGGTGGAGGGCTTCTATCCAACCGATGGGTGCTTACCGCCGCCCACTGTGTCATGGC ACAATCCAAGATCATGTACAAGCCTCGatggctgctggtggtggccgGATCTCCACATAGACTGCGTTACGTCCCCGGAAAGTCGGTCTGTTCGCCAGTGACAAGTCTGTACGTCCCAAATAACTTCACCATGCACAACACCTACAACATGGCTCTACTGAAACTGCAGGAGAAAATGCCCTTGAATGACCCCCGCATTGGATTCCTTCACCTGCCGAACACGGCGCCGAAAATTGGCTTCAAACACACACTCCTCGGCTGGGGAAGAATGTATTTT GGCGGCCCTTTGGCAGTGAACATATACCAAGTGGACGTGATACTCATGGACAACGCATTGTGTAAGACGTATTTCCGGCACTACGGCGAAGGAATGCTGTGTGCTGGTAAAAATAAGTGGACAGACGCGGATCCGTGCAGCGGCGACATCGGATCTCCATTACTTGCCGGAAAGGTGGTTGTCGGCATTGTGGCCTATCCGATTGGCTGCGGCTGCAGCGATACTCCGTCTGTCTACACGGACGTATTTAGCGGCGTAAAGTGGATCAGGAAAACGGCATATGACTGGGCCAGCAGCAATGAGTCGAATCCAGCCATCATCTTCATACTGTGCTATGTAGCTCATGTGTGTTTAAATCGCATAACGCTAAACTCGATGTAA
- the LOC122613843 gene encoding trypsin-6 isoform X2 yields the protein MAKKHQYVAILIAVMVILSGAHRMKRLEPPEFHGEDTLELAKYVVSIRSRTPNKYFGDNHYCGGGLLSNRWVLTAAHCVMAQSKIMYKPRWLLVVAGSPHRLRYVPGKSVCSPVTSLYVPNNFTMHNTYNMALLKLQEKMPLNDPRIGFLHLPNTAPKIGFKHTLLGWGRMAALWQ from the exons ATGGCAAAGAAACACCAATATGTAGCCATTTTAATAGCAGTGATGGTAATCCTCAGTGGAGCCCATCGGATGAAGCGCTTAGAACCGCCCGAATTTCATGGAGAGGACACCCTCGAGTTGGCCAAGTACGTGGTGTCCATCAGATCGAGAACCCCGAACAAGTATTTTGGCGACAATCACTATTGCGGTGGAGGGCTTCTATCCAACCGATGGGTGCTTACCGCCGCCCACTGTGTCATGGC ACAATCCAAGATCATGTACAAGCCTCGatggctgctggtggtggccgGATCTCCACATAGACTGCGTTACGTCCCCGGAAAGTCGGTCTGTTCGCCAGTGACAAGTCTGTACGTCCCAAATAACTTCACCATGCACAACACCTACAACATGGCTCTACTGAAACTGCAGGAGAAAATGCCCTTGAATGACCCCCGCATTGGATTCCTTCACCTGCCGAACACGGCGCCGAAAATTGGCTTCAAACACACACTCCTCGGCTGGGGAAGAAT GGCGGCCCTTTGGCAGTGA